The window agGCCGTGTTGGTGCAATGGTCCATGCCCCGGGGTCTCAGGGTAAGTCCGGGGATGCCCCCCGGGTCTCCTTGGCCTTCTTGCAGCTGTACAGCCACTTGATGATCCTGGCGTTGCGCTCAATAACAGAGGTGTTGCTGTTGCTGCCCGGGAGGTGCCCACTCAGCGGCTCGTCCTCCTGCAGCCCCCCATTGCTGCCTTCACCCCCGCTCCTCCTGCTGAAGCCGCTGTCTGATGTGGCCACACTGGCACTGCGCAGGCGGTGCCCTCCTGTGGGGTCCAGTGTGTCCTCCGGGGCTGCAGTGAACCTGTCCTTGCCCAGCTCCTCCACCACCTCGGGCTCCAGGCCGCAGTATTTAAAGAAAGTGTCAAAATCCGAGAAAGATCGCGAGTATCGGGAGCTGATGTCCGACTGGGATCGGTGCAGACCCGTCCTGCTGCGCTGCTCGTTCCGACACTCGGCGCTAGCGGGCGCTATTGAGACCAGGGCCTTCTCCTTGGCCCCGCCCAGGAAGAGCCTCCTGACCAGCCCGCTCCGCGCCTCCTCCGCCTCCCCGCGGTTCTTGTGCCGGTAGATGACCAGGGAGTCCGGCCGTACCAGCCTCTTGCTGCTGCCTCTCCGCACCGGGGCCCCGGGCTGGCCGCTGTCCGCCTCCTGCTGGCTCTTGCTGCTGCCCCTGGAGCTGCTGCCGGTGCTGCTCTCCGATGCCGAGCTGCCCATCACCTTCTGGCTCTTCACGTACTTGGCCTTGTCTGCCGCCAGCCGCTCCACAGCGCTCAGCGTGCCCCGGGCAGGGGTGCCGGTCTCTATCTGCCGCCGCAGGTAGTCGGGGCCCCGGGTGAGCAGCCGTATGGGCAGCACCGGGCTGTGGTGCTGCAGCTGGGACATGGGCTGCATCCTCACCGCGCTCATCACCTCCGTGGGCATAGTCTCGCCGCAAGCCGTGCACAGGTATCAGCGCTGCCGGGGACCACTCTCCACCCGTGCCCAGTCTCCGCCCGTGACCAGTCTCCTCCCGTGCTCTGCTGTGTCTGCGCTGCTCTCCCCTGGAACAGGCAGATTACTGCTCCCGGCTCCACCAATCAGCGGCCGCCGTGCTCAGGGGGCGTGTCCGGCAGCTTTCTTCCCCGCAGTGCCCTCCGCTCTGTGCTGCGTCCCCGCCCGCATGCTTTTTATTTTTTCCAGGATGTCAGAAGTGTGCAAAC is drawn from Anomaloglossus baeobatrachus isolate aAnoBae1 chromosome 3, aAnoBae1.hap1, whole genome shotgun sequence and contains these coding sequences:
- the FAM110C gene encoding protein FAM110C translates to MPTEVMSAVRMQPMSQLQHHSPVLPIRLLTRGPDYLRRQIETGTPARGTLSAVERLAADKAKYVKSQKVMGSSASESSTGSSSRGSSKSQQEADSGQPGAPVRRGSSKRLVRPDSLVIYRHKNRGEAEEARSGLVRRLFLGGAKEKALVSIAPASAECRNEQRSRTGLHRSQSDISSRYSRSFSDFDTFFKYCGLEPEVVEELGKDRFTAAPEDTLDPTGGHRLRSASVATSDSGFSRRSGGEGSNGGLQEDEPLSGHLPGSNSNTSVIERNARIIKWLYSCKKAKETRGASPDLP